The following coding sequences lie in one Apium graveolens cultivar Ventura chromosome 3, ASM990537v1, whole genome shotgun sequence genomic window:
- the LOC141713993 gene encoding uncharacterized protein LOC141713993, with translation MQGSRFSRIVSLTTDKTSWRIKVRLTRLWPGFNGTTGDFKGLNLIFLDDDKTHIHAYAGPEFCNGQDAEPTEGHLYSVSNFTVAESRFNHSPVSNKKCIFFQKYTKMERITKEDEMIPRHKFELVSLGCLHTRVGGSRIFTGTNSSRHTQKGIKNIFMFDIVDGSLRARVTVWDKLADQLRADVESLQGMMQISSYGCSKYYIDLDYEAVHDLRRKFSLTHGAIDESEFIGVKFEETIKSYKVGEISNLRMKNMDEIEKIDDSMKWWYYGCDICSAELEVVDDFYRCTGECKQIISYPDKRFHVTSYVSDSTGTIQVIFFDREIRRLTSKNVNNIQTVKYNDVSSNEYPELLKELEGKQLSVTICLNKNNLLDGHSIFFASDVAECGEAANADCPVKINAENIHDLSYMDVRIFFLIH, from the exons ATGCAAGGTTCTCGCTTCAGTCGTATTGTTTCTTTGACAACAGATAAGACAAGTTGGAGAATCAAAGTACGCTTGACTAGGTTGTGGCCTGGATTCAACGGCACAACGGGTGACTTCAAAGGCTTGAATCTCATATTCCTCGATGATGac AAAACCCACATTCATGCTTATGCTGGTCCGGAATTTTGTAACGGTCAAGATGCGGAACCTACAGAAGGACATCTTTACTCGGTTTCCAATTTTACTGTTGCGGAATCTAGGTTCAACCATTCCCCAGTCAGTAATAAAAAGTgtatatttttccaaaaatatacAAAGATGGAGCGGATAACAAAAGAGGATGAGATGATTCCCCGTCACAAGTTTGAATTAGTCTCTCTGGGATGTTTGCACACACGAGTCGGCGGATCGAGAATTTTTACAG GTACAAATTCTTCGCGCCACACCCAAAAAGGAATAAAGAATATCTTCATGTTTGACATTGTTGACGGCAG cTTGCGAGCTAGGGTCACGGTGTGGGACAAACTTGCAGACCAATTACGTGCTGATGTAGAAAGTCTACAAG GTATGATGCAAATCAGTTCATATGGATGCTCGAAATACTATATAGATTTAGACTATGAAGCTGTACATGATCTACGTCGAAAGTTTTCACTCACACACGGCGCAATTGATGAATCTGAATTTATTGGAGTTAAATTTGAAGAAACCATTAAATCATATAAAGTGGGAGAAATTAGCAATTTACGGATGAAAAATATGGATGAG ATTGAAAAAATTGATGATTCTATGAAATGGTGGTATTACGGCTGTGACATTTGTTCGGCCGAATTGGAGGTGGTGGATGACTTTTATCGGTGTACTGGTGAATGCAAACAGATTATCTCATATCCTGATAAAAG GTTCCATGTTACAAGTTATGTTAGTGACTCCACTGGAACCATTCAGGTTATATTCTTTGATCGCGAGATCCGAAGGTTGACATCAAAAAATGTCAACAATATTCAAACAGTTAAGTATAAT GACGTTTCATCAAATGAGTACCCAGAGTTACTAAAGGAGTTGGAGGGAAAGCAACTATCAGTGACCATTTGTTTAAACAAGAACAATTTATTGGACGGTCATTCAATATTTTTTGCCTCTGATGTTGCTGAATGTGGTGAAGCAGCAAATGCAGACTGTCCAGTTAAAATAAATGCAGAGAATATTCATGATCTTAGTTACATGGATGTAAGGATTTTTTTCCTAATTCATTAA
- the LOC141711975 gene encoding uncharacterized protein LOC141711975: MALGLILGIGRAFRRKRASSLDILSSKRGPRDYYKGKNCKPTGFHTRKGGYVVVQEKLPNYVVPDLTDFKLKPYVSQCAVEGQTSGAADAAK, from the exons ATGGCTCTGGGGCTCATTTTAGGAATTGGACGGGCATTTAGAAGAAAGCGTGCCTCTTCTCTGGACATTCTTTCTTCGAAACGAGGTCCTCGGGATTACTACAAAGGAAAGAACTGCAAACCTACTGGTTTCCATACTCGAAAAG GAGGATATGTGGTGGTGCAAGAAAAATTACCAAATTATGTCGTTCCAGATTTGACGGACTTCAAG TTAAAACCATATGTATCACAGTGTGCAGTGGAAGGTCAAACCAGTGGAGCTGCTGATGCAGCTAAATGA
- the LOC141713994 gene encoding protein FAR1-RELATED SEQUENCE 5-like, with the protein MKHCGGKQCFNAGLDFRNETLRDVAMHRKHCAFRNVSLLVVGLGVCTVPQCFIAAIAMKHCGRAFNAHTYLKMSRVYRKIFNDDEVIDVDSIEDKVNDPGKRKTHSDDDVGFGWKNHDVHGDSDDGNDSFNGDDDDKINDENFIGNMNDVVPCVGMMFDSLDEAESFYRGYGRSIGFEIIIRSSNKHSRNGGISSRLYICRKGGRLGPKPLEVEDRAKGKRPRDVIPRTCCRARMCVAHKVSSNKWEVTKVNLEHNHAMVTSDKVNFMQRSRNIDPFTRSLIELFNKSGIETPKVMNLLSETCGGIEKIGLSAQDVRNVIRDIRRRVFDSGDAECGLVLLRDLQKQSDGSFFYRVDVDEENRVRGLVWVDPRSLNAYKNFGDVVTFDSTYRTKRYDMPFILITGVNHHYQNILFGFALIRDENETTYRWVLKTWLEAVDNKPSITIITDQDIALSNAISEVMPNTNHTYCTWHISSKFPEKLSTLYTQYSEFKTDFNACIYKSLSPTEFEDRWEDLKEKYDLENHNWLNDMYAIRRQWVFAFTKQHFAAGMTTTSRSESMNSFFDEYVKASTGLKEFIENSQKALDSQYLREVQADFDTEYKEMRLFSNSSMEIHASKIYTKEMYKRFQKELQKSQSFVVKSMKGCGDYLSKMYLVEKSTLPEINRRNFFLKVSIDGSYSCTCKKFEHSGMICRHMIRYLNKKQKTMIPLDLVTMRWTINGNKVARPLPCTPRMLGNVVESQTTRYSGLCKAFQGRKFYVKQKKYYIKNKSFASAMTNLQNYAKPRLPPQ; encoded by the exons atgaaacattgcggggGGAAGCAATGTTTCAATGCGGGTCTTGACttccgcaatgaaacattgcgggaTGTCGCCATGCACAGGAAACATTGCGCAttccgcaatgtttcattgttGG TTGTTGGCTTGGGGGTTTGTACAgtgccgcaatgtttcattgcggccatcgcaatgaaacattgcggccgTGCATTTAATGCACACACCTACCTTAAAATGTCT AGGGTTTATCGTAAAATCTTTAATGATGATGAAGTAATAGATGTTGATAGTATTGAAGATAAAGTTAATGATCCGGGGAAGCGAAAAACGCATAGTGATGATGATGTTGGTTTCGGTTGGAAGAATCACGATGTTCACGGTGATTCCGATGATGGTAATGATTCTTTTAATGGCGATGATGATGATAAAATTAATGATGAAAATTTTATTGGAAATATGAATGATGTAGTTCCTTGTGTTGGTATGATGTTTGATTCGTTGGATGAAGCGGAAAGTTTTTATCGAGGTTATGGTCGAAGTATAGGGTTCGAGATAATTATTCGAAGTAGTAATAAGCATTCAAGAAATGGTGGTATATCGTCACGTTTGTATATATGTCGAAAGGGTGGAAGATTGGGCCCAAAACCCTTGGAAGTTGAAGATAGGGCTAAAGGGAAACGACCTCGAGACGTTATTCCTCGAACTTGTTGTCGTGCTCGTATGTGTGTTGCTCACAAAGTAAGCTCAAACAAATGGGAAGTAACCAAGGTCAACCTAGAGCACAATCATGCTATGGTTACATCGGATAAGGTAAATTTCATGCAAAGATCACGCAACATAGATCCGTTTACCCGATCTTTGATTGAGTTATTCAATAAATCGGGTATCGAGACCCCGAAAGTGATGAATTTACTTAGTGAGACGTGTGGTGGTATTGAAAAAATTGGTCTTTCCGCTCAAGACGTACGAAATGTAATACGTGACATTCGAAGACGGGTTTTTGATTCCGGTGATGCAGAGTGTGGATTGGTTTTGTTGCGAGACTTGCAAAAACAAAGTGATGGCAGTTTTTTCTACCGAGTGGATGTGGATGAGGAGAATCGGGTTAGGGGTTTGGTGTGGGTTGATCCTCGTTCGCTTAACGCGTACAAGAATTttggagatgtggtgactttcgACTCGACATATCGGACTAAAAGGTATGACATGCCTTTTATTCTAATTACGGGAGTGAATCACCACTACCAAAATATTTTGTTTGGATTTGCACTTATAAGGGACGAGAACGAGACTACTTATAGATGGGTTTTGAAGACTTGGTTGGAAGCGGTCGATAACAAGCCATCTATTACCATTATTACGGATCAAGACATCGCTTTAAGTAATGCCATTTCCGAGGTTATGCCTAACACCAACCATACATATTGTACGTGGCATATTAGTAGCAAGTTTCCCGAGAAACTATCTACTTTGTATACTCAATACTCGGAGTTCAAGACGGATTTTAATGCATGTATCTACAAGTCATTGTCACCAACGGAATTTGAAGATAGGTGGGAGGACTTGAAagagaaatatgatcttgaaaatCATAATTGGCTAAATGATATGTATGCAATTAGACGGCAATGGGTTTTTGCTTTCACGAAACAACATTTTGCCGCCGGTATGACTACCACCTCAAGAAGCGAGTCTATGAATTCATTTTTTGATGAGTATGTGAAAGCGTCGACCGGTTtgaaagaattcattgagaattCACAAAAAGCTTTGGACTCACAATATTTACGGGAGGTTCAAGCCGATTTTGACACCGAGTACAAGGAAATGAGACTATTCTCTAACTCGTCAATGGAGATACATGCCTCCAAGATATACACAAAAGAGATGTATAAGCGATTTCAAAAAGAGCTTCAAAAAAGTCAATCTTTTGTTGTGAAAAGCATGAAAGGTTGTGGAGATTATCTTTCAAAGATGTATTTGGTAGAAAAGTCCACCTTGCCGGAGATTAATAGAAGGAATTTTTTCTTGAAGGTTTCCATCGACGGGAGTTATTCTTGTACATGTAAAAAATTTGAACATTCCGGGATGATTTGTAGACACATGATCCGTTACCTTAACAAGAAACAAAAGACGATGATACCGCTAGATCTTGTAACAATGAGGTGGACAATAAACGGAAACAAAGTTGCGAGACCTCTACCGTGTACCCCTCGGATGCTTGGTAATGTTGTAGAATCTCAAACGACaagatatagtggattgtgtaaAGCTTTCCAAG gCAGAAAGTTTTATGTAAAACAGAAAAagtattatataaaaaataaatcatttgCAAGTGCAATGACCAATCTGCAAAATTATGCAAAACCCAGATTACccccgcaatga
- the LOC141711976 gene encoding agamous-like MADS-box protein AGL8 homolog codes for MGRGKVQLKRIENKINRQVTFSKRRSGLLKKAHEISVLCDAEVALIVFSTKGKLSEFSTDSCMERILERYERYSRAEGQLVAIDTVSQGSWTLEHAKLKARIEVLQKNQRHYMGEDLDSLSLKDLQSLENQLDSALKNLRSRKNQIMFESISQLQKKDKALQEQNNMLSKKVKNKEKELAQLCPLEQQKQESSSPPVLGKSFQPFNVTGDVFQAVRNTGDDEGTSQQNNETNTTIPAWMLSHIS; via the exons atggGTAGGGGTAAGGTACAGTTGAAGAGAATAGAGAACAAGATAAACAGACAAGTAACTTTCTCAAAGAGAAGATCTGGTTTGCTTAAAAAAGCACATGAGATCTCTGTTCTTTGTGATGCTGAGGTTGCCTTGATTGTTTTCTCTACTAAAGGCAAACTTTCTgaattctccactgattcttg CATGGAAAGGATTCTGGAACGATATGAGAGATATTCAAGGGCAGAAGGGCAGCTTGTTGCAATTGATACTGTATCACAG GGAAGTTGGACTTTGGAGCATGCAAAGCTCAAGGCAAGAATAGAAGTATTGCAGAAAAACCAAAG GCATTACATGGGTGAAGACCTGGACTCTTTGAGCCTCAAAGACCTACAAAGTTTGGAGAACCAGCTCGATTCAGCTCTTAAAAACCTTAGATCAAGAAAG AATCAAATCATGTTCGAGTCGATTTCTCAACTTCAGAAAAAG GACAAGGCTTTGCAGGAACAAAATAACATGCTGTCAAAGAAG GTCAAGAACAAGGAAAAAGAGCTAGCCCAACTGTGTCCACTGGAGCAACAAAAACAAGAGAGTTCATCACCTCCTGTTTTGGGGAAATCATTTCAACCCTTCAATGTCACGGG TGATGTATTCCAAGCCGTACGCAACACCGGAGATGATGAAGGGACTTCTCAACAGAATAATGAAACTAACACAACCATTCCAGCTTGGATGCTTTCACACATAAGTTAA